Proteins encoded by one window of Flavobacterium sp. N502540:
- the nuoH gene encoding NADH-quinone oxidoreductase subunit NuoH: MESAFIIEKSVVIVVVFAITMIMAMYSTWAERKVAAFLQDRVGPNRAGWGGLLQPLADGMKLFSKEEFFPNTPNKFLFIVGPGIAMSTALMTSAVIPWGDKLHVFGRDVYLQATDINIALLYIFGVLSVGVYGIMIGGWASNNKFSLMGAVRAASQMVSYEVAMGLSMIALLMMTGTLSLKEISLQQQGMNWNVFYQPLSFLIFLICSFAETNRTPFDLAECENELIGGYHTEYSSMKMGFYLFAEYASMFISATIISVLFFGGYNYPGMQWMVDNVGVNAGNILGIVVLFVKICFFIFFYMWVRWTIPRFRYDQLMNLGWRILIPLSIINIMITGAVILRHDIAAALGF; this comes from the coding sequence ATGGAAAGTGCATTTATTATAGAAAAAAGTGTCGTTATTGTTGTCGTTTTTGCGATTACTATGATTATGGCGATGTATTCTACCTGGGCTGAACGTAAAGTTGCTGCTTTTTTACAGGACCGTGTAGGACCAAACCGTGCCGGATGGGGAGGATTATTACAACCTCTTGCTGATGGTATGAAATTATTCTCGAAAGAAGAATTTTTCCCAAATACACCGAATAAATTTTTATTTATCGTAGGACCCGGAATCGCAATGAGTACGGCTTTGATGACCAGTGCTGTTATTCCTTGGGGGGACAAATTACATGTTTTTGGCCGTGATGTTTATTTACAGGCCACTGATATCAATATTGCTTTATTATATATTTTTGGTGTTCTTTCTGTAGGAGTTTACGGTATCATGATTGGTGGATGGGCTTCTAACAATAAATTCTCTTTGATGGGAGCTGTTCGTGCAGCTTCACAAATGGTTTCTTATGAAGTTGCCATGGGATTATCGATGATTGCTTTGTTGATGATGACCGGAACTTTAAGCTTAAAAGAAATTTCCTTACAACAACAAGGAATGAACTGGAATGTTTTTTACCAGCCGTTATCTTTTCTAATCTTCTTAATTTGTTCTTTCGCTGAAACAAACAGAACTCCTTTTGATTTAGCAGAATGTGAAAACGAATTAATTGGAGGTTACCATACTGAATATTCATCGATGAAAATGGGATTCTATTTGTTTGCTGAATATGCGAGTATGTTCATCTCAGCCACTATTATCTCGGTATTGTTCTTTGGTGGATACAATTATCCTGGAATGCAATGGATGGTTGATAATGTAGGGGTAAACGCTGGAAATATTTTAGGTATCGTAGTCTTGTTTGTTAAAATATGTTTCTTCATCTTTTTCTATATGTGGGTACGTTGGACGATTCCAAGATTCAGATACGACCAATTAATGAATTTAGGCTGGAGAATTTTAATACCGCTTTCCATTATTAACATTATGATTACGGGTGCTGTAATATTAAGACACGATATCGCAGCAGCTTTAGGATTCTAA
- a CDS encoding 2Fe-2S iron-sulfur cluster-binding protein yields the protein MKVTIDGQSIDVEPGTTILQAARMIGGDLVPPAMCYYSKLKGSGGKCRCCLVEVSKGSEADPRPMPKLMASCVTGCMDGMEVNSKSSDRVTEARKSVTEFLLINHPLDCPICDQAGECDLQNLSFEHGNPKSRFIEEKRTFEPEDIGPNIQLHMNRCILCQRCVQVADQLTDNRVHGVLDRGDHANISTGISKAIDNEFSGNMIDVCPVGALTDKTFRFKSRVWFNKPFNAHRECTTPGCCGKTTVWMFGGEIQRVTGRKDEYHEVEEFICNSCRFDHKNVSDWVIEGPREFEKDSVINQNNYTQKLEKVEIDTEKNILLGRDIDRKKISMAAIPLITNDKKS from the coding sequence ATGAAAGTAACCATAGACGGTCAAAGTATAGACGTAGAGCCAGGAACAACAATCCTGCAGGCTGCACGTATGATTGGTGGAGATTTAGTTCCGCCAGCCATGTGTTATTACTCAAAATTAAAAGGCAGCGGTGGAAAATGCCGTTGTTGTTTAGTTGAAGTTTCGAAAGGAAGTGAAGCTGACCCAAGACCAATGCCAAAATTAATGGCATCTTGCGTAACAGGATGTATGGACGGAATGGAAGTGAACAGTAAATCTTCTGATCGTGTAACAGAAGCCCGTAAATCGGTAACGGAGTTTTTATTGATCAACCACCCGCTGGATTGCCCTATTTGTGATCAGGCAGGAGAATGTGATCTTCAGAACTTAAGTTTTGAGCACGGAAATCCAAAATCACGTTTTATTGAAGAAAAAAGAACGTTCGAACCTGAAGATATCGGTCCGAATATTCAACTGCATATGAACCGTTGTATCTTATGTCAAAGATGTGTACAGGTTGCTGATCAATTGACAGACAACAGAGTTCACGGGGTATTAGATCGTGGTGACCACGCTAATATTTCAACTGGAATTTCTAAAGCAATCGACAACGAGTTTTCTGGAAACATGATCGACGTTTGTCCGGTTGGAGCTTTAACTGATAAAACTTTCCGTTTTAAATCAAGAGTTTGGTTCAACAAACCTTTCAACGCTCACAGAGAATGTACGACTCCGGGATGTTGTGGTAAAACAACTGTATGGATGTTTGGAGGAGAAATTCAGCGTGTTACCGGTCGTAAAGACGAGTACCATGAAGTAGAAGAATTCATTTGCAACAGCTGCCGTTTTGACCATAAAAATGTGAGTGACTGGGTAATTGAAGGACCAAGAGAATTTGAAAAAGATTCTGTAATCAACCAAAACAACTACACTCAAAAATTAGAGAAAGTTGAAATTGATACAGAGAAAAATATCCTTTTAGGTAGAGATATTGATCGTAAAAAAATTAGTATGGCTGCAATTCCATTAATTACTAATGATAAAAAATCTTAA